A genome region from Triticum aestivum cultivar Chinese Spring chromosome 2B, IWGSC CS RefSeq v2.1, whole genome shotgun sequence includes the following:
- the LOC123044236 gene encoding uncharacterized protein isoform X1: MKNFMITPGFSTSQMEQRSSDQIVLDVNDDNIDNGQCHHFSISGYVREMQMNDSNFRSLFDDHINSLLVTTKTFRRWYCESCRHKLEPLHNNTSTPARMLNEFARGLKHDVRKELSQETGSEECRSPSYNIESMKVDRVVNDSYESTPINRRNGAAKCHSPVLKTYKRRKNTKVHEVINNSSFVEYQDTSGMASTFAHALPSSSSYNSEKAAQISIEPRNQSALNLIQVNGFRSILETKAGNMFDPRMSGPLTGYYTSDHMQGRHLHGSVDLWKHTCFTQCEVSTGNMPSRCLLPNSYHLHDQYDVENFIWYRDSNIINESCAPIMDISAKYQHPHCPSKPFRPVPRIGVLSPMLQKEVTTYSESCGTQSGYRLGMSEEEMPCQMYRGENSASSSQKFQAMYSPQHLGYVNSVGIPELLPERENSHSSKGKSKMVYSSDKSAQQDICHVQAQALSLSGVATNAATRGRS; encoded by the exons ATGAAGAATTTCATGATTACACCTGGATTTAGCACTTCTCAAATGGAGCAGAGGTCCTCTGATCAAATTGTTCTTGATGTAAATGATGATAACATAGATAATGGGCAATGCCACCATTTCTCCATAAG TGGGTATGTTCGTGAGATGCAGATGAATGACTCAAATTTCCGTTCACTATTTGATGACCACATCAATTCATTGCTAGTTACTACAAAAACATTTCGACGATGGTATTGCGAAAGCTGCAGGCATAAATTGGAACCATTACATAATAATACCAGCACACCAGCTAGAATGTTGAATGAATTTGCACGAGGACTAAAACATGACGTCCGCAAGGAATTATCGCAAGAGACGGGTTCGGAGGAATGTCGTTCACCTTCCTACAATATAGAATCCATGAAAGTAGATCGAGTTGTAAATG ATTCATATGAGTCAACACCGATTAATCGGAGGAACGGTGCTGCAAAATGTCATTCACCAGTGTTGAAAACCTACAAGAGAAGGAAGAACACCAAAGTGCACGAAGTTATAAATAATAGTTCTTTTGTGGAATATCAAGATACCTCTGGCATGGCTTCAACTTTTGCCCATGCATTACCGTCTTCGAGCAGTTATAACTCGGAAAAGGCAGCACAAATAAGTATTGAACCTCGGAACCAGAGTGCATTAAATCTGATCCAGGTAAATGGTTTCCGATCCATATTAGAAACAAAGGCAGGAAATATGTTCGATCCAAGAATGTCAGGACCTTTGACGGGTTACTATACAAGTGACCATATGCAGGGAAGACATCTTCATGGATCAGTAGACTTGTGGAAGCACACATGCTTCACACAATGTGAAGTGTCTACAGGGAACATGCCAAGCCGTTGTCTACTTCCTAATTCATACCATCTGCATGATCAGTATGATGTAGAAAATTTCATATGGTACAGAGACAGCAACATCATCAATGAAAGTTGTGCACCGATCATGGATATTTCTGCAAAGTATCAACATCCACATTGTCCGAGTAAACCATTTCGCCCTGTTCCTAGGATTGGTGTGCTCAGTCCCATGTTGCAGAAAGAAGTCACAACATATTCGGAGAGCTGTGGAACACAGTCTGGCTACCGACTAGGCATGTCTGAGGAGGAAATGCCTTGCCAGATGTACAGAGGGGAAAACTCGGCATCAAGCTCACAAAAATTCCAGGCAATGTACAGCCCCCAACATTTGGGTTATGTCAACTCTGTTGGAATACCAGaacttctgccagagagggagAATTCACATTCAAGCAAAGGCAAAAGCAAAATGGTATATTCTTCGGATAAGTCTGCACAACAGGATATATGT CATGTGCAGGCTCAGGCTCTGTCTCTCTCTGGTGTGGCCACAAATGCTGCAACTCGTGGAAGGAGTTGA
- the LOC123044236 gene encoding uncharacterized protein isoform X4 — protein sequence MQMNDSNFRSLFDDHINSLLVTTKTFRRWYCESCRHKLEPLHNNTSTPARMLNEFARGLKHDVRKELSQETGSEECRSPSYNIESMKVDRVVNDSYESTPINRRNGAAKCHSPVLKTYKRRKNTKVHEVINNSSFVEYQDTSGMASTFAHALPSSSSYNSEKAAQISIEPRNQSALNLIQVNGFRSILETKAGNMFDPRMSGPLTGYYTSDHMQGRHLHGSVDLWKHTCFTQCEVSTGNMPSRCLLPNSYHLHDQYDVENFIWYRDSNIINESCAPIMDISAKYQHPHCPSKPFRPVPRIGVLSPMLQKEVTTYSESCGTQSGYRLGMSEEEMPCQMYRGENSASSSQKFQAMYSPQHLGYVNSVGIPELLPERENSHSSKGKSKMVYSSDKSAQQDICHVQAQALSLSGVATNAATRGRS from the exons ATGCAGATGAATGACTCAAATTTCCGTTCACTATTTGATGACCACATCAATTCATTGCTAGTTACTACAAAAACATTTCGACGATGGTATTGCGAAAGCTGCAGGCATAAATTGGAACCATTACATAATAATACCAGCACACCAGCTAGAATGTTGAATGAATTTGCACGAGGACTAAAACATGACGTCCGCAAGGAATTATCGCAAGAGACGGGTTCGGAGGAATGTCGTTCACCTTCCTACAATATAGAATCCATGAAAGTAGATCGAGTTGTAAATG ATTCATATGAGTCAACACCGATTAATCGGAGGAACGGTGCTGCAAAATGTCATTCACCAGTGTTGAAAACCTACAAGAGAAGGAAGAACACCAAAGTGCACGAAGTTATAAATAATAGTTCTTTTGTGGAATATCAAGATACCTCTGGCATGGCTTCAACTTTTGCCCATGCATTACCGTCTTCGAGCAGTTATAACTCGGAAAAGGCAGCACAAATAAGTATTGAACCTCGGAACCAGAGTGCATTAAATCTGATCCAGGTAAATGGTTTCCGATCCATATTAGAAACAAAGGCAGGAAATATGTTCGATCCAAGAATGTCAGGACCTTTGACGGGTTACTATACAAGTGACCATATGCAGGGAAGACATCTTCATGGATCAGTAGACTTGTGGAAGCACACATGCTTCACACAATGTGAAGTGTCTACAGGGAACATGCCAAGCCGTTGTCTACTTCCTAATTCATACCATCTGCATGATCAGTATGATGTAGAAAATTTCATATGGTACAGAGACAGCAACATCATCAATGAAAGTTGTGCACCGATCATGGATATTTCTGCAAAGTATCAACATCCACATTGTCCGAGTAAACCATTTCGCCCTGTTCCTAGGATTGGTGTGCTCAGTCCCATGTTGCAGAAAGAAGTCACAACATATTCGGAGAGCTGTGGAACACAGTCTGGCTACCGACTAGGCATGTCTGAGGAGGAAATGCCTTGCCAGATGTACAGAGGGGAAAACTCGGCATCAAGCTCACAAAAATTCCAGGCAATGTACAGCCCCCAACATTTGGGTTATGTCAACTCTGTTGGAATACCAGaacttctgccagagagggagAATTCACATTCAAGCAAAGGCAAAAGCAAAATGGTATATTCTTCGGATAAGTCTGCACAACAGGATATATGT CATGTGCAGGCTCAGGCTCTGTCTCTCTCTGGTGTGGCCACAAATGCTGCAACTCGTGGAAGGAGTTGA
- the LOC123044236 gene encoding uncharacterized protein isoform X2 translates to MKNFMITPGFSTSQMEQRSSDQIVLDVNDDNIDNGQCHHFSISGYVREMQMNDSNFRSLFDDHINSLLVTTKTFRRWYCESCRHKLEPLHNNTSTPARMLNEFARGLKHDVRKELSQETGSEECRSPSYNIESMKVDRVVNDSYESTPINRRNGAAKCHSPVLKTYKRRKNTKVHEVINNSSFVEYQDTSGMASTFAHALPSSSSYNSEKAAQISIEPRNQSALNLIQVNGFRSILETKAGNMFDPRMSGPLTGYYTSDHMQGRHLHGSVDLWKHTCFTQCEVSTGNMPSRCLLPNSYHLHDQYDVENFIWYRDSNIINESCAPIMDISAKYQHPHCPSKPFRPVPRIGVLSPMLQKEVTTYSESCGTQSGYRLGMSEEEMPCQMYRGENSASSSQKFQAMYSPQHLGYVNSVGIPELLPERENSHSSKGKSKMVYSSDKSAQQDICAQALSLSGVATNAATRGRS, encoded by the exons ATGAAGAATTTCATGATTACACCTGGATTTAGCACTTCTCAAATGGAGCAGAGGTCCTCTGATCAAATTGTTCTTGATGTAAATGATGATAACATAGATAATGGGCAATGCCACCATTTCTCCATAAG TGGGTATGTTCGTGAGATGCAGATGAATGACTCAAATTTCCGTTCACTATTTGATGACCACATCAATTCATTGCTAGTTACTACAAAAACATTTCGACGATGGTATTGCGAAAGCTGCAGGCATAAATTGGAACCATTACATAATAATACCAGCACACCAGCTAGAATGTTGAATGAATTTGCACGAGGACTAAAACATGACGTCCGCAAGGAATTATCGCAAGAGACGGGTTCGGAGGAATGTCGTTCACCTTCCTACAATATAGAATCCATGAAAGTAGATCGAGTTGTAAATG ATTCATATGAGTCAACACCGATTAATCGGAGGAACGGTGCTGCAAAATGTCATTCACCAGTGTTGAAAACCTACAAGAGAAGGAAGAACACCAAAGTGCACGAAGTTATAAATAATAGTTCTTTTGTGGAATATCAAGATACCTCTGGCATGGCTTCAACTTTTGCCCATGCATTACCGTCTTCGAGCAGTTATAACTCGGAAAAGGCAGCACAAATAAGTATTGAACCTCGGAACCAGAGTGCATTAAATCTGATCCAGGTAAATGGTTTCCGATCCATATTAGAAACAAAGGCAGGAAATATGTTCGATCCAAGAATGTCAGGACCTTTGACGGGTTACTATACAAGTGACCATATGCAGGGAAGACATCTTCATGGATCAGTAGACTTGTGGAAGCACACATGCTTCACACAATGTGAAGTGTCTACAGGGAACATGCCAAGCCGTTGTCTACTTCCTAATTCATACCATCTGCATGATCAGTATGATGTAGAAAATTTCATATGGTACAGAGACAGCAACATCATCAATGAAAGTTGTGCACCGATCATGGATATTTCTGCAAAGTATCAACATCCACATTGTCCGAGTAAACCATTTCGCCCTGTTCCTAGGATTGGTGTGCTCAGTCCCATGTTGCAGAAAGAAGTCACAACATATTCGGAGAGCTGTGGAACACAGTCTGGCTACCGACTAGGCATGTCTGAGGAGGAAATGCCTTGCCAGATGTACAGAGGGGAAAACTCGGCATCAAGCTCACAAAAATTCCAGGCAATGTACAGCCCCCAACATTTGGGTTATGTCAACTCTGTTGGAATACCAGaacttctgccagagagggagAATTCACATTCAAGCAAAGGCAAAAGCAAAATGGTATATTCTTCGGATAAGTCTGCACAACAGGATATATGT GCTCAGGCTCTGTCTCTCTCTGGTGTGGCCACAAATGCTGCAACTCGTGGAAGGAGTTGA
- the LOC123044236 gene encoding uncharacterized protein isoform X3, which translates to MKNFMITPGFSTSQMEQRSSDQIVLDVNDDNIDNGQCHHFSISGYVREMQMNDSNFRSLFDDHINSLLVTTKTFRRWYCESCRHKLEPLHNNTSTPARMLNEFARGLKHDVRKELSQETGSEECRSPSYNIESMKVDRVVNDSYESTPINRRNGAAKCHSPVLKTYKRRKNTKVHEVINNSSFVEYQDTSGMASTFAHALPSSSSYNSEKAAQISIEPRNQSALNLIQGRHLHGSVDLWKHTCFTQCEVSTGNMPSRCLLPNSYHLHDQYDVENFIWYRDSNIINESCAPIMDISAKYQHPHCPSKPFRPVPRIGVLSPMLQKEVTTYSESCGTQSGYRLGMSEEEMPCQMYRGENSASSSQKFQAMYSPQHLGYVNSVGIPELLPERENSHSSKGKSKMVYSSDKSAQQDICHVQAQALSLSGVATNAATRGRS; encoded by the exons ATGAAGAATTTCATGATTACACCTGGATTTAGCACTTCTCAAATGGAGCAGAGGTCCTCTGATCAAATTGTTCTTGATGTAAATGATGATAACATAGATAATGGGCAATGCCACCATTTCTCCATAAG TGGGTATGTTCGTGAGATGCAGATGAATGACTCAAATTTCCGTTCACTATTTGATGACCACATCAATTCATTGCTAGTTACTACAAAAACATTTCGACGATGGTATTGCGAAAGCTGCAGGCATAAATTGGAACCATTACATAATAATACCAGCACACCAGCTAGAATGTTGAATGAATTTGCACGAGGACTAAAACATGACGTCCGCAAGGAATTATCGCAAGAGACGGGTTCGGAGGAATGTCGTTCACCTTCCTACAATATAGAATCCATGAAAGTAGATCGAGTTGTAAATG ATTCATATGAGTCAACACCGATTAATCGGAGGAACGGTGCTGCAAAATGTCATTCACCAGTGTTGAAAACCTACAAGAGAAGGAAGAACACCAAAGTGCACGAAGTTATAAATAATAGTTCTTTTGTGGAATATCAAGATACCTCTGGCATGGCTTCAACTTTTGCCCATGCATTACCGTCTTCGAGCAGTTATAACTCGGAAAAGGCAGCACAAATAAGTATTGAACCTCGGAACCAGAGTGCATTAAATCTGATCCAG GGAAGACATCTTCATGGATCAGTAGACTTGTGGAAGCACACATGCTTCACACAATGTGAAGTGTCTACAGGGAACATGCCAAGCCGTTGTCTACTTCCTAATTCATACCATCTGCATGATCAGTATGATGTAGAAAATTTCATATGGTACAGAGACAGCAACATCATCAATGAAAGTTGTGCACCGATCATGGATATTTCTGCAAAGTATCAACATCCACATTGTCCGAGTAAACCATTTCGCCCTGTTCCTAGGATTGGTGTGCTCAGTCCCATGTTGCAGAAAGAAGTCACAACATATTCGGAGAGCTGTGGAACACAGTCTGGCTACCGACTAGGCATGTCTGAGGAGGAAATGCCTTGCCAGATGTACAGAGGGGAAAACTCGGCATCAAGCTCACAAAAATTCCAGGCAATGTACAGCCCCCAACATTTGGGTTATGTCAACTCTGTTGGAATACCAGaacttctgccagagagggagAATTCACATTCAAGCAAAGGCAAAAGCAAAATGGTATATTCTTCGGATAAGTCTGCACAACAGGATATATGT CATGTGCAGGCTCAGGCTCTGTCTCTCTCTGGTGTGGCCACAAATGCTGCAACTCGTGGAAGGAGTTGA